One Deinococcus gobiensis I-0 genomic window, CACCCAGGCGACCGGCAACGCCATGTATGGGCGGCTGCGGACCTTCCTAGGCCATCAGGTCACAGCGGGGGGTGGGGAGGCAGTCACAGTTGACCTGCAACTGCTGCACGGCGGGGCAGCGATGCAGGGCACCTATCAGGCTGATTTGGAACGCACGGCGCAGGCTGCTGCCCGCCCGAATACCCAGGCGCCGGCCCGTAGCGCTGAGGAACAGCGACTCTTCCCACTCCCCAATGAGCAAAAGCTTACCGACGAGGCCGAGAGCGTACGGGCAGCCGAGTGGTTTAGCCACCGCAAACGTGCACTTCTGAGCGAATACGGCGTGGGCACAGTGGATCAGGCATTGCTAGGGGTGTTGAACGTCAACCACCAGTTCGTACGGCTATGGGGTATGGGCAATCGCGTGGTGGTGCTCGACGAGGTGCACGCCTACGACACCTACACCACTCAGCTCATCCACGCGCTGTGCCGCTGGCTACGGGCTCTAAATTCCAGCGTAGTCCTCATGAGCGCGACCCTGCCCGACCAGACGCGCCGCGATCTCCTGAACGCCTGGGGGGTCACGCCGGACGCCCCGCCGTGCTACCCACGCCTGACAGTAGCCCGCCTGGGCGACGCCGCGCCAATCTCGCGCCATATTCCTGGTCCACGCCGTAATGTAAAACTGCGCCTACGTCCGCTGGACCCGGAGGTGGCCACCCTGGCTGCGCAAGCCGTCACGCTGGCGGCCCAGGGGGGCACAGTCGCCGTGATCGTGAACACGGTACAGCGCGCCCAGCAAGTGTTCGTGGCGGTGCGCAAGTTACTGGGCGACCGGTTTCAAAGCATGTATCAGGGCAGCAGGCACCCCGAACGGATCGGCGTGCACCTGTACCACGCCCGCTACCCCGCCGACGAACGCCTGGATCGCGAGGAACGCACCCTGCGCTACCTGGGCAAGCAGCCCGCGACCTACACGAGAAAGGGAGCTGTGCACACGGAGGACATGCGCCCTGAGCGCTTCATCCTGATTGCTACGCAAGTAGCCGAGCAGAGCCTGGACTTCGACGCCGACGTAATGATCTCCGACCTCGCGCCCATCGACCTGCTGCTGCAACGCGCGGGCCGCCTGCACCGTCACGCCGCGAACGAGGGTCGGCGAGGTGCACATTGCATCCCTACCCTATATGTCGCCGGGCTGGCCGACTGGCCCAAAGCTGCGCTGGACGCCCACAAGTGGAAGTACATCTACGCCCCGGCGCTCCTATACCGCTCGTGGTACGCGCTGCAGGGCCGGGATACCGTGGCACTGCCAGACGACCTCGACCTACTGGTACAGCGCGTGTACGACCCGCTGTGCCCCGCGCTAGAGGGCCTGACGGACGATCAAGAGCGGACCCTACGCTGCGCCGACCGTGAGCTGAACAGCCTGCGCCGGACCCACATCACCACAGGTGGGCAGGCGCATATCGGCGAGCCAGACACCTTCCTGGAGCTGCCTGTGCAGCCGTCCAGGGGCGAACCGGAGGGCGAGCCGGTGCAGGATGATCCGGCTGCTACAGCCGGAGAAGAGGCGGACGAACCTCGCCTTGGCACCCGCCTAGGCGATGAGAGCCTGCGCATCGTACCCTTGCACCGCTATGACACGGTCTATCTGGATGCGAAGGGACGGGAGACGGCCCAAGTCGCGACGCTGCGACGTGACAACTGGGACTTAGCCCGAAAGATTTATGCTCGCAGCCTGCAGATCTCTAGGCATGACGTGATCGCCGCCCTAAAGGCCAATCCAACGGTACGTGGCAATGAGCACCGGGGCTGGGCAGCCCATCCCCTGCTGCGCGACGCTGAACCGCTTGAACTCGTGAACGGCGAGATCCTCCTCGGGAAGACACGCCTCCGCCTCGATCTGGAGCTGGGTCTAGTCTACGAGCGCCTAGAATGAGCTTGGGCAGGGCGCCCGCGCTGGATGACAATGTGAGCTGGATTTAGATGCACAAGGGATACTTCTAGGTCTTGTGTACAAGATTGGCCACGTATTTCTGAAGTGTGTTCCCCACAGGCGTGGGGATGGACCGGGATGACCACGGACAACTACCAGGTGATGAACGTGTTCCCCACAGGCGTGGGGATGGACCGTTGAAAGAGGCCGAGGGACTTACTAGGGACTAGTGTTCCCCACAGGCGTGGGGATGGACCGTTTCCACGCGCGCCAGGTCGGCCCGCTGTTCTGTGTTCCCCACAGGCGTGGGGATGGACCGGCTCTTGGTGGTACATGGGATGAGGCATCTAAGTGTTCCCCACAGGCGTGGGGATGGACCGTCTATGAAGAATAAAAGAAATTAGTCCCTAGTGTGTTCCCCACAGGCGTGGGGATGGACCGCATGCCCCTAGCTTCCGGGGGCGCGTGACACCGTGTTCCCCACAGGCGTGGGGATGGACCGATTGCTGCCGCCGAGGGCTTCCTGCCCACCATGTGTTCCCCACAGGCGTGGGGATGGACCGGCGTCCTTGCAGGTGTTCAACCCGGTTGAGACGTGTTCCCCACAGGCGTGGGGATGGACCGAGGGCGTCTAGCACGCCGGGTAGAGGCACCTCGTGTTCCCCACAGGCGTGGGGATGGACCGCGACGGAATGGGCGCAGGGTTTCCCCCCTCCCGTGTTCCCCACAGGCGTGGGGATGGACCGTT contains:
- a CDS encoding CRISPR-associated helicase/endonuclease Cas3, coding for MTPPTVPPSGPQQPNAHQPSAAVQVLWAKSGQKSEGEGWLPVLHHLLDVGACAQAILEREPPSTRALLAADFGTDTDTALRWTCALSALHDLGKASPAFQHKAEGLARQVWQVLPWQDHSAATPHGTVTQVLLPGLLAEHGWTSAASQRVAARIAQAIGCHHGQRDTRDRVPDRGTGEEWKAVQNELLTLVLQAFGLQDAPPPPIQSWSGEAFMRLAGLTSFADWVGSSFVLEGEPDPLPFRDPAAYLEQKLIQARAELDRIGWTVRQPLAPELRTPDETFAYLPSFAARPLQTLLAELLNVPSDRPALVLVEAPMGEGKTEAALYAHLQLQRAAGHRGLYVALPTQATGNAMYGRLRTFLGHQVTAGGGEAVTVDLQLLHGGAAMQGTYQADLERTAQAAARPNTQAPARSAEEQRLFPLPNEQKLTDEAESVRAAEWFSHRKRALLSEYGVGTVDQALLGVLNVNHQFVRLWGMGNRVVVLDEVHAYDTYTTQLIHALCRWLRALNSSVVLMSATLPDQTRRDLLNAWGVTPDAPPCYPRLTVARLGDAAPISRHIPGPRRNVKLRLRPLDPEVATLAAQAVTLAAQGGTVAVIVNTVQRAQQVFVAVRKLLGDRFQSMYQGSRHPERIGVHLYHARYPADERLDREERTLRYLGKQPATYTRKGAVHTEDMRPERFILIATQVAEQSLDFDADVMISDLAPIDLLLQRAGRLHRHAANEGRRGAHCIPTLYVAGLADWPKAALDAHKWKYIYAPALLYRSWYALQGRDTVALPDDLDLLVQRVYDPLCPALEGLTDDQERTLRCADRELNSLRRTHITTGGQAHIGEPDTFLELPVQPSRGEPEGEPVQDDPAATAGEEADEPRLGTRLGDESLRIVPLHRYDTVYLDAKGRETAQVATLRRDNWDLARKIYARSLQISRHDVIAALKANPTVRGNEHRGWAAHPLLRDAEPLELVNGEILLGKTRLRLDLELGLVYERLE